The Caloenas nicobarica isolate bCalNic1 chromosome Z, bCalNic1.hap1, whole genome shotgun sequence genome has a segment encoding these proteins:
- the LIPG gene encoding endothelial lipase isoform X1, with protein sequence MRRLVLLLYAGVSCCIVAKGALLTLPRPGIRSLADATGAELLEDTRDRGLKPKAQVQFKLRSWADAEEDGCVFATGQRERLQECGFNATAKTFFIIHGWTMSGMFETWLGSLVAALQERERDANVVVVDWLPLAHQLYTDAVNNTQVVGKSIAGLLDWLQENPLFQLENVHLIGYSLGAHVAGFAGNHVHGTIGRITGLDPAGPMFEGADPSKRLSPDDANFVDVLHTYTRETLGVSIGIQMPVGHVDIYPNGGDFQPGCGLSDVLGAIAYGTIGEVVKCEHERSVHLFVDSLVNQDKQSFAFQCTDSSRFKKGICLSCRKNRCNGIGYNARKTRNKRNSKMYLKTRADMPFKVYHYQMKMHVFSYQTLGEADATFFVTLHGTNGESDPLSLEMLDQIGLNATNTFLVYTEEDMGELLKIKLTWEGTSQSWYDLWKELKSYWYRPAKTPQELHIRRIRVKSGETQQRFAFCVEDSQLTSITPGKELWFVKCPEEWQKRSVSNLL encoded by the exons ATGAGGAGGCTCGTCCTCCTGCTCTACGCCGGCGTCAGCTGTTGCATCGTGgc CAAGGGCGCTCTGCTCACCCTTCCCCGCCCTGGGATCCGTTCGTTGGCAGATGCCACCGGCGcggagctgctggaggacacGCGGGACCGTGGGCTGAAGCCGAAGGCGCAGGTGCAGTTCAAGCTCCGCTCCTGGGCGGACGCCGAAGAGGACGGTTGCGTGTTCGCCACGGGCCAGCGTGAGCGGCTGCAGGAATGCGGGTTCAACGCGACGGCAAAAACCTTCTTCATCATTCACGGCTGGACG ATGAGCGGCATGTTCGAGACGTGGCTGGGCAGCTTGGTGGCGGCGctgcaggagagggagagggacgCCAACGTGGTGGTGGTGGATTGGCTCCCGCTCGCTCACCAGCTCTACACCGACGCCGTGAACAACACGCAGGTCGTCGGAAAAAGCATCGCCGGGCTGCTCGACTGGTTGCAG GAGAACCCGCTCTTCCAGCTTGAGAACGTCCACCTGATCGGGTACAGCCTGGGTGCCCACGTCGCCGGCTTTGCTGGTAACCACGTCCATGGGACAATAGGCAGAATTACAG GCTTGGATCCTGCTGGCCCCATGTTTGAAGGAGCGGACCCCAGCAAGCGCCTCTCCCCCGACGATGCCAACTTCGTGGACGTCCTTCACACCTACACGAGGGAAACGCTCGGCGTCAGCATTGGGATCCAGATGCCCGTGGGCCACGTCGACATCTACCCCAACGGGGGAGACTTCCAGCCTGGCTGTGGATTAAGCGATGTCTTGGGAGCAATTGCCTATGGGA CAATTGGTGAAGTTGTTAAATGTGAACACGAGCGGTCTGTGCACCTCTTCGTGGACTCCCTCGTCAACCAAGACAAGCAGAGCTTCGCCTTTCAATGTACCGATTCCAGTCGCTTCAAGAAGGGCATCTGCCTGAGCTGCCGCAAGAACCGCTGCAACGGCATCGGCTACAACGCCAGGAAAACGCggaacaaaagaaacagcaagatGTACTTAAAAACAAGAGCTGATATGCCGTTCAAAG TCTACCATTACCAGATGAAAATGCACGTCTTCAGCTACCAAACCTTGGGAGAGGCTGATGCCACTTTCTTCGTCACCCTTCACGGCACCAACGGAGAATCTGACCCCCTCTCTTTAGAAAT GCTTGATCAAATTGGCCTGAATGCCACCAACACCTTCCTGGTCTACACGGAAGAGGACATGGGTGAACTTCTAAAAATCAAGCTCACCTGGGAGGGAACGTCTCAGTCGTGGTACGACCTGTGGAAAGAGCTGAAGAGCTACTGGTACCGGCCTGCGAAGACTCCCCAGGAACTGCACATCAGACGGATACGTGTGAAATCTGGGGAGACGCAACAGAG ATTTGCTTTCTGCGTGGAGGATTCCCAGCTGACCAGTATAACACCCGGGAAAGAGCTCTGGTTTGTCAAGTGCCCAGAAGAATGGCaaaaaag ATCTGTCTCGAATTTGCTCTGA
- the LIPG gene encoding endothelial lipase isoform X2, with the protein MRRLVLLLYAGVSCCIVAGEGGGGGGGGGDATGAELLEDTRDRGLKPKAQVQFKLRSWADAEEDGCVFATGQRERLQECGFNATAKTFFIIHGWTMSGMFETWLGSLVAALQERERDANVVVVDWLPLAHQLYTDAVNNTQVVGKSIAGLLDWLQENPLFQLENVHLIGYSLGAHVAGFAGNHVHGTIGRITGLDPAGPMFEGADPSKRLSPDDANFVDVLHTYTRETLGVSIGIQMPVGHVDIYPNGGDFQPGCGLSDVLGAIAYGTIGEVVKCEHERSVHLFVDSLVNQDKQSFAFQCTDSSRFKKGICLSCRKNRCNGIGYNARKTRNKRNSKMYLKTRADMPFKVYHYQMKMHVFSYQTLGEADATFFVTLHGTNGESDPLSLEMLDQIGLNATNTFLVYTEEDMGELLKIKLTWEGTSQSWYDLWKELKSYWYRPAKTPQELHIRRIRVKSGETQQRFAFCVEDSQLTSITPGKELWFVKCPEEWQKRSVSNLL; encoded by the exons ATGAGGAGGCTCGTCCTCCTGCTCTACGCCGGCGTCAGCTGTTGCATCGTGgcgggggaaggaggaggaggaggaggaggaggaggag ATGCCACCGGCGcggagctgctggaggacacGCGGGACCGTGGGCTGAAGCCGAAGGCGCAGGTGCAGTTCAAGCTCCGCTCCTGGGCGGACGCCGAAGAGGACGGTTGCGTGTTCGCCACGGGCCAGCGTGAGCGGCTGCAGGAATGCGGGTTCAACGCGACGGCAAAAACCTTCTTCATCATTCACGGCTGGACG ATGAGCGGCATGTTCGAGACGTGGCTGGGCAGCTTGGTGGCGGCGctgcaggagagggagagggacgCCAACGTGGTGGTGGTGGATTGGCTCCCGCTCGCTCACCAGCTCTACACCGACGCCGTGAACAACACGCAGGTCGTCGGAAAAAGCATCGCCGGGCTGCTCGACTGGTTGCAG GAGAACCCGCTCTTCCAGCTTGAGAACGTCCACCTGATCGGGTACAGCCTGGGTGCCCACGTCGCCGGCTTTGCTGGTAACCACGTCCATGGGACAATAGGCAGAATTACAG GCTTGGATCCTGCTGGCCCCATGTTTGAAGGAGCGGACCCCAGCAAGCGCCTCTCCCCCGACGATGCCAACTTCGTGGACGTCCTTCACACCTACACGAGGGAAACGCTCGGCGTCAGCATTGGGATCCAGATGCCCGTGGGCCACGTCGACATCTACCCCAACGGGGGAGACTTCCAGCCTGGCTGTGGATTAAGCGATGTCTTGGGAGCAATTGCCTATGGGA CAATTGGTGAAGTTGTTAAATGTGAACACGAGCGGTCTGTGCACCTCTTCGTGGACTCCCTCGTCAACCAAGACAAGCAGAGCTTCGCCTTTCAATGTACCGATTCCAGTCGCTTCAAGAAGGGCATCTGCCTGAGCTGCCGCAAGAACCGCTGCAACGGCATCGGCTACAACGCCAGGAAAACGCggaacaaaagaaacagcaagatGTACTTAAAAACAAGAGCTGATATGCCGTTCAAAG TCTACCATTACCAGATGAAAATGCACGTCTTCAGCTACCAAACCTTGGGAGAGGCTGATGCCACTTTCTTCGTCACCCTTCACGGCACCAACGGAGAATCTGACCCCCTCTCTTTAGAAAT GCTTGATCAAATTGGCCTGAATGCCACCAACACCTTCCTGGTCTACACGGAAGAGGACATGGGTGAACTTCTAAAAATCAAGCTCACCTGGGAGGGAACGTCTCAGTCGTGGTACGACCTGTGGAAAGAGCTGAAGAGCTACTGGTACCGGCCTGCGAAGACTCCCCAGGAACTGCACATCAGACGGATACGTGTGAAATCTGGGGAGACGCAACAGAG ATTTGCTTTCTGCGTGGAGGATTCCCAGCTGACCAGTATAACACCCGGGAAAGAGCTCTGGTTTGTCAAGTGCCCAGAAGAATGGCaaaaaag ATCTGTCTCGAATTTGCTCTGA